The DNA segment GATTTCCAGCCAGACTGGATTGTAGGCGTAGGCGGAGGTTCCCCTATCGATGCAGCCAAGGCCATGTGGATTTTCTACGAAAATCCTGAGTTTACCTTTGAAGAAGCTGCCAAGCCTTTCAACCTGCCGGAGCTCCGCAAGAAAGCTCACTTCGTCGCCGTGCCCACTACCAGCGGAACCGGAACCGAAGTCACTTGTTTCTCCGTCATTACCAATGAGAAAAACGGCATCAAGTACCCCATCGCCGACTTTAATATCACTCCTGATGTTGCCATCGTGGATACTGACCTTGCTCAAACCATGCCCGCAACTTTGGTCGCATACACTGGTATGGACGCACTGACTCATGATCTGGAAGCATACGTTTCAACCATGTCTAATGAGCTGACTGATTGTCTTGCTATAAAGTCCATGGAAATGATTCAGGAACATTTACCTGAATCATTCAAAGGTAACACTGAGTCCCGTGCTAAAATTCATGTAGCACAGTGCCTCGCAGGGATGTCCTTTTCTAACGCCATTCTGGGCATTGTTCACAGCATGGCTCACAAGACAGGTAAAACATTTGACATTCCACACGGTTGTGCGAATGCTATCTATCTTCCAGTGGTAATCAAATTCAACGCCGAAGTCGCAGGCGAAAAGTACGCCGATGCCGCCAAACGTCTTGACTTGGCAGGCAACTCCACTGAAGAACTGGTGGGCTCTTTGATCAATTTTATCGAAGGCCTGAGCGCAGACATGAAGATCCCGGCAACTCTTAAGGAGTTCGGTGTCGACGAAGGAGACTTCCTTAAAAATCTGGATATGATCTCCGAAGGCGCAGTGGGCGACCCCTGCACCGGCACTAACCCTCGTGAAATATCTGTCGAACAGATGAAAGAACTGTTCAGAATTTGCTACTACGGCAAATAATCAACCCGCAATAAGCGTTCATAATTAAGCAGCGGGACGGTTTTTGAAACCGTTCCGCTGCTTTGCAATTCGGACCTTGAAGCCAACGCTATCCACTAAAGCCATAAAAGGGGTAATATAATGGGAAAACATATTATTGAAGAAGCAAGCCGCTGCCTGCAATGCAAGCGGCCTTTGTGC comes from the Maridesulfovibrio ferrireducens genome and includes:
- a CDS encoding iron-containing alcohol dehydrogenase, producing the protein MARFTIPREVYFGEGTIAELKNLKGHRAAIVISGGSIKRNGALDKIEGFLKESGMETILIEGVEPDPSVATVMKGVEIMNDFQPDWIVGVGGGSPIDAAKAMWIFYENPEFTFEEAAKPFNLPELRKKAHFVAVPTTSGTGTEVTCFSVITNEKNGIKYPIADFNITPDVAIVDTDLAQTMPATLVAYTGMDALTHDLEAYVSTMSNELTDCLAIKSMEMIQEHLPESFKGNTESRAKIHVAQCLAGMSFSNAILGIVHSMAHKTGKTFDIPHGCANAIYLPVVIKFNAEVAGEKYADAAKRLDLAGNSTEELVGSLINFIEGLSADMKIPATLKEFGVDEGDFLKNLDMISEGAVGDPCTGTNPREISVEQMKELFRICYYGK